In a single window of the Actinomycetota bacterium genome:
- a CDS encoding 4a-hydroxytetrahydrobiopterin dehydratase — MTERITGRQFQESDGVEDWREVGGGAGACFKTGSFGKGVAFVDEIGRVADELDHHPDVDLRYATVTVRLTTHEVGGLSERDVQLARRISAIARGLGIVAGPDAAFAGD; from the coding sequence ATGACCGAGCGGATCACGGGCCGACAGTTCCAGGAGTCCGACGGCGTCGAGGACTGGCGTGAGGTCGGCGGCGGCGCTGGTGCCTGCTTCAAGACCGGGTCCTTCGGCAAGGGTGTGGCGTTCGTCGACGAGATCGGCCGTGTTGCCGACGAGCTCGACCACCACCCCGACGTCGACCTGCGCTACGCCACCGTCACCGTGCGCTTGACCACCCACGAGGTCGGCGGCCTGAGCGAGCGTGACGTGCAGCTCGCTCGGCGGATCTCGGCGATCGCTCGTGGGCTGGGAATCGTTGCCGGCCCCGACGCCGCCTTCGCTGGCGACTGA
- a CDS encoding amidohydrolase family protein, which translates to MSVLLLRNALLEDGRNVDVLCRDATVREVGPDLAVPPEADIADLGGRLLLPAAAEPHAHLDKAFLAERIANPRGDLLGAIEAMEGNRHLLNVADTAERAERAVQLMVANGVTAIRTHADLTVANGMHSVEALTLLRGRVSGSCDLQIVALVGWPITGEPGRAARALLEEAIDAGVDVVGGCPHLDERPEEANETLLQMAADAGLPVDLHSDETLDVGVLAVEDLADRVLASGFPHAVTASHCVSLGMQPEDVQRRVAVKLAEAGIGVVALPQTNLYLQGRDHQSAMPRGLTAVRALRAAGVDVAAGADNLQDPFNPLGRADPLETAGLMTVTAHLSPADAYAACSTVARRVLRLPAAGVVVGERADLVAVPASCIREAIAFGPAGRIVVHAGRVVALPN; encoded by the coding sequence TGAGGTCGGCCCCGACCTGGCGGTGCCACCAGAGGCCGACATCGCCGACCTCGGCGGGCGCCTGCTGCTGCCAGCCGCGGCCGAGCCCCACGCCCATCTCGACAAGGCGTTCCTCGCGGAGCGAATCGCCAACCCGCGCGGCGATCTGCTCGGCGCGATCGAGGCGATGGAGGGCAACCGCCACCTGTTGAACGTGGCCGACACCGCCGAGCGCGCCGAGCGGGCGGTGCAGCTGATGGTGGCCAACGGCGTCACCGCCATCCGCACCCACGCCGATCTCACGGTGGCCAACGGCATGCACTCGGTCGAAGCGCTCACGCTGTTGCGGGGGCGCGTCTCGGGAAGCTGCGATCTCCAGATCGTCGCTCTCGTCGGCTGGCCGATCACCGGCGAGCCCGGCCGGGCCGCCAGGGCGCTCCTGGAAGAGGCGATCGACGCCGGAGTCGACGTGGTCGGAGGCTGCCCTCACCTCGACGAGCGACCGGAGGAGGCGAACGAGACGCTGCTGCAGATGGCTGCCGATGCCGGCCTGCCGGTCGACCTGCACTCCGACGAGACCCTCGACGTGGGAGTGCTCGCCGTCGAGGACCTCGCCGATCGGGTGCTGGCGAGCGGCTTTCCCCACGCGGTGACGGCGTCGCACTGCGTCAGCCTCGGCATGCAGCCCGAAGACGTCCAGCGCCGCGTCGCCGTGAAGCTCGCCGAGGCTGGCATCGGCGTCGTCGCGCTGCCGCAGACGAACCTCTACCTGCAGGGCAGGGACCACCAGTCGGCGATGCCGCGGGGGCTCACCGCGGTGCGCGCGCTGCGCGCAGCGGGCGTCGACGTCGCCGCCGGCGCGGACAACCTGCAGGATCCGTTCAACCCGCTCGGGCGGGCCGACCCGCTGGAGACCGCCGGGTTGATGACGGTCACCGCCCACCTCTCCCCCGCCGACGCCTACGCCGCCTGTTCGACCGTGGCCCGCCGGGTGCTACGCCTGCCTGCTGCCGGCGTCGTGGTCGGCGAGAGGGCAGACCTCGTCGCCGTTCCGGCAAGTTGCATCCGCGAAGCGATCGCGTTCGGTCCGGCGGGTCGGATCGTCGTCCACGCCGGACGAGTGGTCGCTCTGCCGAACTAG